The following are encoded together in the Vicia villosa cultivar HV-30 ecotype Madison, WI unplaced genomic scaffold, Vvil1.0 ctg.000883F_1_1, whole genome shotgun sequence genome:
- the LOC131631931 gene encoding ethylene-responsive transcription factor ERF017-like: protein MVKTNVEQQPAAERSDSIYRGVRKRKWGKYVSEIRLPNSRQRIWLGSYDSAEKAARAFDAAMFCLRGSGARFNFPGNIPEIPGGRSMTPSQIQAAAARFANSYVHDSDPGQPENNTVEVESSSSEGAALLIPMESESQSPAVSDSTFQTECDSKQNGLFSDLFAVNGSSNVEPDYSNFPSFDDFGGDFYIPEFPNYDYGEENLDGLIINDTFLWNY, encoded by the coding sequence ATGGTGAAGACCAACGTGGAACAACAACCTGCGGCGGAACGAAGTGATTCGATTTACCGAGGAGTGAGGAAGAGGAAATGGGGGAAATATGTGTCGGAAATCAGACTACCTAACAGCCGTCAGAGAATATGGTTGGGCTCTTATGACTCTGCTGAGAAGGCGGCGCGTGCATTCGACGCGGCTATGTTTTGCTTACGTGGCAGTGGTGCTAGGTTTAATTTTCCGGGTAATATTCCGGAGATTCCTGGAGGAAGGTCTATGACTCCTTCTCAGATTCAGGCCGCAGCAGCCCGTTTTGCGAATTCGTATGTTCATGATTCGGATCCGGGTCAACCCGAAAATAACACGGTGGAGGTGGAGTCTTCTTCATCGGAGGGAGCTGCATTGTTGATTCCTATGGAATCAGAATCGCAGTCTCCGGCTGTTTCGGATTCGACATTTCAGACGGAGTGTGATTCGAAGCAAAACGGGTTGTTTTCGGATTTGTTTGCGGTAAACGGGTCGAGTAATGTCGAACCTGATTACTCAAATTTTCcgagttttgatgattttggaggagatttttatATCCCGGAGTTTCCTAATTATGATTATGGAGAAGAGAATTTGGATGGATTAATAATTAACGATACTTTTTTATGGAATTATTAA